One window of Papaver somniferum cultivar HN1 chromosome 9, ASM357369v1, whole genome shotgun sequence genomic DNA carries:
- the LOC113310144 gene encoding trihelix transcription factor GT-2-like: MSSLIGNSGGGGGAAAAAAATSTSTSTTGVNNESGSMNVDFPENERLRITAGGLSEEGDRNSSGGSRWPRQETMALLKIRSDMDVIFRDSTLKGPLWEEVSRKLADLGYHRNAKKCKEKFENVYKYHKRTKDGRSTKQDGKTYRFFDQLEALENQFPSSSSSSLPADIKTQASSLPAATLMAPTDPIIITNSSQPTTITTAIPIPSKLPNISTTEFMTTSPSTSSSMFSLGGEDSEGTPTQNKKRKLTIFFENLMKEVIQKQETLQKEFLEAIEKYEHQRMVREEQWKMQELARINREHEILIQERSIAAAKDAAVIAFLQKMSSSSTSQQPTPSNNNNQIIPVPLQEPEKIDDNPPPIIRPSSDNNNNNGNKDENSFLPRISSSRWPKVEIEALIKMRTDLEAKYQDNGPKGPLWEEVSTGMKKLGYNRNAKRCKEKWENINKYYKKVKESNKKRPEDSKTCPYFDQLEELYKQKNNRRAILHNNSSSEPQQQTPEKGQEQEQDLDDIDGDEDEGEDGYEVAVHKTSMGTAAD; encoded by the exons ATGTCTAGTTTGATTGGCAATTCCGGCGGTGGTGgcggtgctgctgctgctgctgctgcaactagTACTAGTACCAGTACCACTGGTGTCAACAATGAAAGTGGTTCGATGAATGTTGATTTCCCAGAAAATGAGAGATTAAGAATCACTGCAGGTGGTCTAAGTGAAGAAGGTGACCGGAATTCAAGCGGTGGAAGTCGGTGGCCTCGCCAAGAAACTATGGCTTTGTTAAAGATAAGGTCGGATATGGATGTTATCTTTAGAGATTCAACTCTTAAAGGCCCACTCTGGGAAGAAGTTTCCAG AAAATTGGCAGATCTTGGGTACCATAGAAATGCAAAGAAATGCAAAGAGAAGTTTGAGAATGTCTACAAATATCATAAAAGAACCAAAGATGGAAGATCTACAAAACAAGATGGCAAAACCTATAGATTCTTTGATCAATTAGAAGCTTTAGAGAATCAATtcccctcatcatcatcatcgtcactCCCGGCAGATATAAAGACTCAAGCTTCATCATTACCTGCTGCAACATTGATGGCACCCACGGATCCAattattattactaattcatcCCAACCCACCACTATTACTACTGCTATTCCAATTCCATCTAAGCTACCAAATATTAGTACCACTGAATTTATGACGACTTCACCGTCAACCTCTTCTTCTATGTTCTCGTTGGGCGGTGAAGACTCGGAAGGTACCCCGACGCAAAATAAGAAAAGGAAATTGACGATTTTCTTTGAGAACCTAATGAAGGAAGTTATACAAAAGCAGGAAACGTTGCAAAAGGAATTCTTGGAAGCTATAGAGAAATATGAACATCAACGTATGGTGAGGGAAGAGCAATGGAAGATGCAAGAATTAGCGAGAATTAATCGAGAACACGAGATTTTAATCCAAGAAAGATCTATTGCTGCAGCGAAAGATGCGGCTGTTATTGCATTCTTGCAGAAAATGTCATCGTCATCAACATCTCAACAACCTACacctagtaataataataatcagaTAATTCCAGTGCCATTACAGGAGCCGGAGAAAATTGATGACAACCCGCCACCAATAATAAGGCCATCATCAGATAATAACAACAATAATGGGAATAAGGATGAGAATAGTTTTCTTCCGAGAATTAGTTCTTCGAGATGGCCAAAGGTTGAGATTGAGGCTTTGATTAAAATGAGAACGGACCTTGAGGCGAAGTATCAAGATAATGGTCCTAAAGGGCCATTATGGGAGGAGGTTTCAACTGGAATGAAAAAACTAGGATATAATAGAAATGCCAAGAGGTGTAAAGAGAAATGGGAGAATATTAACAAATACTACAAGAAGGTGAAAGAGAGTAACAAGAAAAGACCAGAAGATTCAAAGACATGCCCGTATTTTGATCAACTTGAAGAACTTTATAAACAGAAAAACAATAGAAGAGCTATTCTGCATAATAACTCGTCGTCTGaaccacaacaacaaacaccagagAAAGGACAAGAGCAAGAACAagatcttgatgatattgatggaGATGAAGATGAAGGTGAAGATGGGTATGAGGTTGCGGTACACAAGACATCAATGGGAACTGCTGCTGATTGA